The proteins below come from a single Rhizobium sp. BT04 genomic window:
- a CDS encoding Ku protein has protein sequence MAPRPYWKGYLKLSLVTCPVAMSPATSESEKVRFHTLNRSTGNRVVSRYMDSVTGKPVKDENEAKGYARGENDYVILTDEDLDSVALDTVRTIDIEKFVPAESIGWTYLEKAHYLTPDNPVGYEAFSVIRDAMKASKVVGVSRLVIGRRERAVILEPRDDGIVLWTLRFGDEVRPEESYFEGIDSDSEKDAMPLVEKLIKQRTKHWSPTMATDPIQEALLALIEEKKKALKPRKTTKGKKPETAPASNVVNIMDALRKSVEKDLKSRKAG, from the coding sequence ATGGCACCCCGTCCCTACTGGAAAGGCTACCTCAAGCTTTCCCTCGTCACCTGCCCGGTGGCGATGTCGCCGGCGACATCGGAATCCGAGAAGGTTCGCTTCCATACCCTTAATCGCTCAACCGGGAACCGTGTGGTCTCCAGATACATGGACTCCGTCACGGGGAAACCAGTCAAGGACGAAAACGAGGCTAAGGGCTATGCCCGCGGCGAGAACGACTATGTCATTCTGACGGACGAAGACCTGGACTCCGTGGCGCTCGACACCGTGCGAACGATCGACATCGAAAAGTTCGTTCCTGCCGAATCCATCGGCTGGACCTATCTGGAGAAAGCCCACTACCTGACACCCGACAATCCAGTGGGCTACGAGGCCTTTTCCGTCATCCGCGATGCGATGAAGGCGTCGAAGGTTGTTGGGGTTTCCAGACTGGTCATCGGCCGTCGGGAGCGAGCGGTCATTCTCGAACCCCGTGACGATGGCATCGTGCTTTGGACCCTCAGGTTCGGCGACGAGGTGCGCCCAGAAGAATCCTACTTCGAAGGGATCGACAGCGACTCCGAGAAGGATGCCATGCCTTTGGTGGAGAAGCTGATCAAACAGCGGACGAAACATTGGTCACCGACCATGGCCACCGATCCCATCCAGGAAGCCTTGCTGGCCCTCATCGAGGAGAAAAAGAAAGCCCTAAAACCGAGGAAGACAACGAAAGGCAAAAAACCTGAAACCGCTCCGGCCTCCAATGTCGTCAACATCATGGACGCCCTTCGCAAGTCCGTCGAGAAGGACCTGAAATCGCGTAAGGCCGGATAA
- a CDS encoding Ku protein has translation MASGHRAQWKGFLKVGEVSCGVALYTAASTAERITFNTVNKATGNRVNRIFVDGETEEPVPKEEQTKGFEVDDGRYIMIDPEEIAAAIPQSNKTLEIEAFVPCSEIDDVYFDKPYYLTPSDRAGSDAFTLLRDGMKKAKVAAIAKTVLFRRMRTVLIRPHGNGMIATTLQYDYEVRSSKAAFEGIPKVKIEGEMLDLAKHIISTKIGEFDPATFDDRYERAVAELVKAKLEGKSLPKPKKVQVSKPNDLLAALRESAGLAGKSTGQPKRTAANANKGTQRQRATRGAAKSATPAAPQRKAG, from the coding sequence ATGGCGTCAGGACACCGTGCCCAGTGGAAGGGCTTTCTGAAAGTTGGAGAAGTCAGCTGCGGGGTGGCCCTCTACACGGCTGCGTCCACCGCTGAACGCATCACTTTCAACACCGTCAACAAAGCAACGGGCAACCGGGTGAACCGCATTTTCGTCGACGGCGAGACCGAAGAGCCGGTCCCGAAAGAGGAGCAGACCAAGGGTTTCGAGGTCGACGACGGTCGCTACATCATGATCGACCCGGAAGAGATCGCGGCTGCGATCCCCCAAAGCAACAAAACGCTTGAGATCGAAGCATTTGTCCCCTGCTCCGAGATAGACGACGTCTATTTCGACAAGCCTTATTACCTGACACCGAGCGACCGTGCCGGATCGGACGCGTTCACCCTCCTCCGGGACGGAATGAAGAAGGCGAAGGTCGCCGCCATTGCGAAGACGGTGCTGTTCCGGCGGATGCGTACGGTACTCATTCGCCCGCACGGCAACGGGATGATCGCCACGACCCTGCAATACGATTACGAGGTACGATCTTCGAAGGCCGCATTCGAAGGGATACCGAAGGTGAAGATCGAAGGTGAGATGCTCGATCTCGCCAAGCACATCATCTCGACGAAGATCGGGGAGTTCGATCCCGCCACCTTCGACGACCGTTACGAACGGGCGGTCGCGGAACTCGTGAAGGCAAAGCTCGAAGGCAAGTCTCTTCCCAAGCCGAAAAAGGTACAGGTCTCCAAACCCAATGATCTCCTTGCGGCCCTTCGCGAAAGCGCAGGCCTTGCAGGCAAATCCACTGGGCAACCGAAACGCACGGCCGCCAATGCCAACAAAGGCACCCAACGGCAGCGCGCGACGCGCGGGGCGGCCAAGTCCGCCACTCCAGCCGCCCCGCAGCGTAAAGCCGGATAG
- the dinB gene encoding DNA polymerase IV — protein sequence MSDAPHDTINRQRKVIHIDMDAFYASVEQRDDPDLRGKPVAVGGSEARGVVAAASYEARKFGVHSAMPSITAKRKCPDLIFVRPRFDVYKAVSQQIREIFAEYTPLIEPLSLDEAYLDVTENLKGMDIATEIALEIRAKIKAATGLNASAGISYNKFLAKMASDLNKPNGQAVITPKNGPAFVEVLPVKKFHGVGPATAEKMNRLGIETGADLKARSLEFLINHFGKSGPYFHGIARGIDDRQVKPNRVRKSVGAEDTFTVDIHSFVPAWEGIRPLIEKVWTYCDANEISAKTVTLKVKYDNFTQITRSKTTAMPFGSYAVLKDAVNSLLRAVFPVSRGIRLLGVTLSSLERKAADREPPQLLLFT from the coding sequence ATGAGCGACGCGCCACACGACACAATCAATCGACAGCGCAAGGTCATCCATATCGACATGGATGCCTTCTACGCCTCCGTCGAGCAACGCGATGATCCCGACCTTCGCGGCAAGCCGGTCGCTGTCGGCGGCTCGGAGGCACGCGGCGTCGTTGCTGCGGCAAGTTACGAGGCTCGCAAATTTGGTGTTCACTCGGCGATGCCATCGATAACGGCCAAGCGGAAATGCCCTGACTTGATCTTCGTCAGACCGCGTTTCGACGTCTACAAAGCCGTCTCCCAGCAAATTCGAGAAATCTTTGCCGAATACACGCCGTTGATTGAGCCTCTCTCGCTCGACGAAGCCTACCTCGACGTTACCGAAAACCTTAAAGGCATGGACATCGCGACCGAGATCGCACTGGAGATACGCGCCAAGATCAAGGCGGCTACGGGACTGAACGCGTCTGCAGGGATTTCCTACAACAAATTCCTGGCGAAAATGGCAAGCGACCTCAACAAGCCGAACGGCCAAGCGGTAATCACCCCAAAGAACGGCCCGGCCTTTGTGGAGGTCCTGCCCGTCAAGAAATTCCACGGCGTTGGCCCTGCAACAGCCGAGAAGATGAACCGACTTGGCATCGAGACCGGCGCTGATCTCAAAGCCCGCAGCCTCGAATTCCTGATCAACCATTTCGGAAAGTCGGGCCCCTACTTCCATGGTATCGCACGCGGCATTGACGACCGGCAGGTTAAACCCAACCGCGTCAGAAAATCCGTTGGCGCGGAAGATACGTTCACGGTGGACATTCATTCGTTCGTTCCGGCCTGGGAAGGCATCCGGCCGTTGATTGAGAAGGTCTGGACTTATTGCGATGCCAATGAAATCAGCGCCAAAACGGTGACGCTCAAGGTGAAGTACGACAACTTCACTCAGATCACTCGGAGCAAGACGACTGCGATGCCCTTCGGCTCATACGCCGTTTTGAAGGATGCGGTGAACTCGCTGCTGCGGGCGGTCTTTCCAGTCAGCCGAGGCATCAGACTGCTCGGCGTGACATTGTCGTCATTGGAACGCAAGGCGGCGGACCGCGAACCGCCGCAGTTGCTACTGTTCACGTAG
- a CDS encoding ImuA family protein, with product MAQTAANPIISDLRDRIQHLEGAVARSKSVIPFGVVEIDERLPGGGLAHGAVHEFAGGGAGAVDGAAAALFVAGIAARTKGMVVWCLARPDLFAPALAQVGLHPDRVIYVEAIKEEYVLEAFEEALRFRGLGAVVAETVRLPMVASRRLQLAAEGSGTIGLIIRRWRRQAEAGDFGHPTAAATRWRISVLPSEPLPVPGVGRARWLAELIRVKAGESADFEIGACDAKGRISLLSDTGDRSDQTRRSVHTG from the coding sequence ATGGCGCAGACCGCCGCGAACCCAATTATCTCCGACCTGCGAGATCGCATTCAGCACCTCGAAGGGGCAGTCGCGCGATCCAAGTCAGTCATTCCATTCGGGGTGGTCGAAATCGACGAACGCCTTCCAGGAGGCGGGTTGGCCCACGGCGCGGTCCACGAGTTTGCGGGAGGCGGAGCAGGGGCAGTTGATGGGGCCGCGGCTGCGCTCTTTGTTGCTGGGATCGCGGCCCGGACGAAGGGCATGGTCGTCTGGTGCCTGGCTCGGCCGGACCTGTTCGCTCCCGCATTGGCCCAGGTCGGTCTCCACCCTGATCGCGTCATCTATGTCGAAGCGATCAAAGAGGAATATGTCCTTGAAGCCTTCGAAGAGGCTTTGCGGTTCCGGGGGCTGGGCGCGGTCGTCGCCGAAACGGTGCGTTTGCCGATGGTCGCGTCACGTCGTCTGCAACTGGCCGCCGAGGGTTCCGGCACCATCGGTCTGATCATCCGACGATGGCGACGGCAGGCCGAGGCGGGGGATTTCGGACATCCGACGGCAGCGGCAACACGATGGCGAATATCGGTTCTGCCATCCGAGCCGCTTCCCGTTCCGGGCGTTGGGCGAGCGCGATGGTTGGCAGAGCTGATCAGGGTCAAGGCAGGCGAAAGCGCGGATTTCGAAATAGGTGCATGCGATGCCAAGGGTCGTATCAGTCTTCTTTCCGACACTGGCGACAGATCGGATCAGACGCGCCGATCCGTCCATACCGGTTGA
- a CDS encoding DNA polymerase Y family protein translates to MPRVVSVFFPTLATDRIRRADPSIPVDGPLVVVARSGSKRWLSAVDGNAVRLGLHVGMAAAKAQAVVQGLHLIDADPAADSAALERLTLWALSQYSPIVAADPPDGIVMDTQGADHLQGGEELMLSGLVNRFRARGLPARAVVADTWGAAYGLARSMTVETKVIPAGRTADAVARLPLSSLRLDAETVVSLRTLGFQTVGELAATPRAPLALRFGPQIGRRVDQMMGRVAEPIDPIRCPEIIEVHRAFAEPIGAAETIGKYISRLVAKLCLELQAKGLGVRRTDLIVHRVDNTIQALRAGTAKPVRDVAWLTKLLRDRIERIDPGFGIEKLSLAATMVEPLDDKQIASSLIEDAAVDVGAFVDVLGNRGTYRIYRVAPVASDVPERSVQRISAVAAEVGQTWPVVWPRPVRLMDRPELIEVMALLPDHPPVWFTWRGKRRRVKRADGPERIFGEWWQRTSEWAAVRDYFIVEDESGERYWIFRSGDGVDLDTGSHRWFLHGTFA, encoded by the coding sequence ATGCCAAGGGTCGTATCAGTCTTCTTTCCGACACTGGCGACAGATCGGATCAGACGCGCCGATCCGTCCATACCGGTTGACGGTCCGCTGGTCGTTGTCGCCAGGAGCGGCTCGAAACGATGGCTATCCGCTGTCGACGGAAACGCCGTTAGGCTTGGCCTGCACGTTGGCATGGCGGCTGCAAAAGCTCAGGCCGTGGTACAGGGCCTCCATCTGATCGATGCCGATCCCGCCGCTGATAGTGCAGCCCTCGAACGCCTGACGCTCTGGGCTTTGTCGCAATATTCGCCGATCGTGGCAGCTGATCCACCGGATGGCATCGTCATGGACACCCAAGGAGCCGATCATCTTCAGGGCGGCGAGGAACTGATGCTGTCCGGTCTCGTGAACCGGTTTCGCGCACGGGGTTTGCCAGCTCGTGCCGTCGTTGCCGACACCTGGGGAGCCGCATATGGATTGGCTCGATCGATGACGGTCGAGACCAAGGTCATTCCCGCAGGCAGGACTGCTGACGCAGTTGCGCGGCTGCCGCTCTCGTCACTGCGGTTAGATGCCGAGACCGTTGTCAGCCTGCGCACGCTCGGATTCCAGACCGTCGGCGAGCTGGCTGCGACACCGCGTGCGCCGTTGGCACTTCGTTTCGGTCCGCAGATCGGTCGTCGTGTCGATCAAATGATGGGCCGGGTTGCCGAGCCGATTGATCCGATCCGTTGTCCCGAGATCATCGAAGTCCACCGTGCCTTCGCCGAGCCGATCGGTGCGGCCGAGACCATCGGAAAATACATCTCGCGGCTCGTGGCGAAGCTCTGTCTCGAGCTACAGGCAAAGGGACTGGGCGTCCGCCGCACCGACTTGATCGTCCATCGTGTCGACAATACGATCCAGGCACTCAGGGCAGGAACCGCCAAGCCGGTGCGCGACGTCGCCTGGTTGACGAAGCTGCTGCGTGACCGCATCGAACGCATCGATCCCGGTTTCGGCATTGAGAAGCTCAGTCTCGCCGCCACCATGGTCGAGCCCCTGGATGACAAGCAGATCGCATCCAGCCTGATAGAAGACGCCGCGGTCGATGTCGGGGCTTTCGTCGATGTCCTTGGTAACCGGGGAACCTACCGCATCTATCGCGTCGCACCGGTCGCCAGCGACGTCCCGGAACGATCAGTCCAACGCATATCAGCCGTCGCTGCCGAGGTCGGGCAAACCTGGCCAGTGGTCTGGCCCCGTCCGGTCAGACTGATGGATAGGCCCGAACTGATTGAGGTCATGGCTCTGCTGCCTGACCATCCGCCCGTCTGGTTTACCTGGCGCGGCAAGCGCCGGCGCGTCAAACGGGCTGACGGCCCCGAGCGTATCTTCGGCGAATGGTGGCAGCGGACGTCCGAATGGGCCGCTGTCCGCGACTATTTCATCGTCGAGGACGAGAGCGGCGAGCGTTACTGGATTTTCCGCTCCGGCGACGGCGTCGATCTCGACACCGGCTCCCATCGCTGGTTCCTTCACGGGACGTTCGCATGA
- a CDS encoding error-prone DNA polymerase has product MRYAELQVTTHFSFLRGASSADELFATAKELGIEALGIVDRNSLAGIVRALEASRATGLRLVVGCRLDLADGISILVYPTDRVAYSRMTRLLTLGKSRGGKAKCILNLDDVALYSEGLIGILVPDLPDETCAIQLRKMAEIFGDRAYVSLCLRRRPNDQMRLHEISNMAARHRVKTVVTNDVLFHEPSRRQLQDVVTCIRTGTTIDDVGFERERHADRFLKPPEEMERLFSRYPEALARTMEIVERCTFSMEELTYQYPEEAIVPGMTAQQSLEHYVWGCVPNRYPEGLPSRVEKIIRHELALIETMRYAPYFLTVFSIVRYARSQGILCQGRGSAANSAVCFVLGITSIDPDTNDLLFERFVSQERDEPPDIDVDFEHERREEVIQWIYRTYGHHKAALCATVTRYRTKGAIRDVGKALGLPEDLIKALSSGVWAWSEAVGEKQVRDLNLNPGDRRLALTLQLAQQLMGAPRHLGQHPGGFVLTHDRLDDLVPIEPASMADRQVIEWDKDDVEALKFMKVDVLALGMLTCMAKSVAFLREEKGIDLDLATIPQEDPATYAMIRKADTLGTFQIESRAQMSMLPRIKPKTFYDLVIQVAIVRPGPIQGDMVHPYLRRREGREKVEYPTPELEAVLHKTLGVPLFQESAMKVAMVCAGFTGGEADQLRKSMATFKFTGGVSRFQDKLVSGMIRNGYTKGFAEKTFSQLEGFGSYGFPESHAASFALIAYASSYIKCHFPDVFCAALLNSQPMGFYAPAQIVRDAREHGVEVRPVCVNQSRWDCTLEAIDGSERHAVRLGMRMVRGLATADAARIVAARADQPFDSVDDLWRRSGVPASSLVELAEADAFLPSLGLERREALWAIKALRDEPLPLFAAAAEREARTIAEQHEPTVELRQMTQGHNVVLDYGHTGLTLREHPVSFLRRELLARRVVTCAEAMSARDGRWLMAAGLVLVRQRPGSAKGVIFVTIEDETGVANVVIWPKLFERSRRIALGASMMAINGRIQREGDVVHLVAQQLFDLSGSLTGLADRDLEFRLPTGRGDEFGHGTPGRPDSRVPSGQGMKSRDIFIPDLHIDQVKVKARNVH; this is encoded by the coding sequence ATGAGGTACGCGGAACTGCAGGTCACAACCCATTTCTCGTTCCTGCGGGGCGCATCGTCGGCTGATGAGCTGTTCGCGACCGCAAAGGAACTGGGCATCGAGGCTCTCGGGATCGTCGACCGCAATTCGCTCGCCGGCATCGTGCGGGCGCTGGAAGCATCGCGTGCGACCGGCCTACGGCTGGTTGTCGGTTGCCGGCTCGATTTGGCAGACGGCATATCTATCCTGGTCTACCCCACCGACCGCGTCGCCTATTCTCGGATGACCCGGCTTCTGACGCTCGGGAAGAGCCGGGGTGGCAAAGCCAAATGCATCCTCAACCTCGACGATGTCGCCCTCTATTCGGAAGGTCTCATCGGTATCCTAGTGCCGGACCTACCCGACGAGACCTGTGCGATCCAGCTCCGGAAGATGGCCGAGATTTTCGGCGACCGGGCCTATGTCTCACTATGCCTGCGCCGGCGACCGAACGACCAAATGCGGCTGCACGAAATCTCGAACATGGCTGCTCGGCACCGGGTGAAGACCGTCGTCACGAACGACGTCCTCTTCCATGAGCCGTCCCGACGCCAACTCCAGGACGTGGTCACCTGCATTCGCACCGGAACGACAATCGACGACGTGGGCTTCGAGCGCGAACGGCATGCAGATAGGTTCCTCAAGCCGCCGGAAGAAATGGAGCGCCTGTTCAGTCGCTACCCGGAGGCGCTCGCCCGGACGATGGAGATCGTCGAGCGGTGCACCTTCTCAATGGAAGAGTTGACCTACCAATATCCAGAGGAGGCTATCGTTCCTGGCATGACTGCTCAGCAATCGCTGGAGCATTATGTCTGGGGATGCGTGCCCAACCGATATCCTGAGGGGCTGCCTTCCCGTGTGGAAAAGATCATCCGCCATGAACTGGCTCTGATCGAGACCATGCGATACGCCCCCTATTTTTTGACGGTTTTTTCCATCGTCCGATATGCCCGTTCCCAGGGCATCCTCTGCCAGGGGCGAGGTTCGGCTGCCAACTCGGCCGTCTGCTTCGTGCTCGGCATCACCTCCATCGATCCGGATACCAATGACCTGCTATTCGAGCGCTTCGTTTCACAGGAACGAGACGAACCCCCCGATATCGACGTCGATTTCGAGCACGAACGGCGCGAGGAGGTCATCCAGTGGATTTACAGGACATACGGCCATCACAAGGCTGCGCTCTGCGCGACGGTCACCCGCTATCGGACGAAGGGCGCTATCCGCGATGTCGGCAAGGCGCTCGGCCTGCCCGAGGACCTGATCAAGGCACTGTCGTCGGGTGTCTGGGCATGGAGCGAGGCGGTCGGTGAAAAGCAGGTCAGAGACCTCAACCTCAATCCGGGTGATCGGCGTCTCGCCCTGACCCTTCAGCTTGCTCAGCAGCTCATGGGAGCCCCACGTCACCTTGGACAGCATCCCGGCGGTTTCGTTCTGACGCATGATCGTCTCGACGACCTGGTGCCTATCGAACCGGCGTCGATGGCGGATCGGCAGGTGATCGAATGGGACAAGGACGACGTCGAGGCCTTGAAATTCATGAAGGTCGACGTGCTGGCGTTGGGAATGCTGACCTGTATGGCCAAAAGCGTCGCATTTCTCCGTGAGGAAAAGGGCATCGATCTCGATCTGGCAACCATCCCTCAGGAGGACCCGGCGACCTATGCGATGATCCGCAAGGCCGACACGCTGGGCACGTTTCAGATCGAGAGCCGCGCTCAGATGTCCATGTTGCCCCGCATCAAGCCGAAGACCTTCTACGATCTCGTGATCCAGGTAGCCATCGTCCGTCCCGGTCCGATCCAGGGCGACATGGTGCATCCATATCTTCGCCGCCGGGAAGGGAGGGAGAAGGTCGAATACCCGACGCCTGAACTGGAAGCGGTCCTCCACAAGACCCTTGGGGTGCCTCTGTTTCAGGAATCGGCGATGAAGGTGGCGATGGTCTGCGCCGGGTTCACCGGGGGCGAAGCCGACCAACTTCGGAAATCTATGGCGACATTCAAATTCACGGGTGGCGTCTCGCGTTTCCAGGACAAACTCGTGAGTGGAATGATCAGAAACGGCTACACGAAAGGGTTCGCGGAGAAGACCTTCAGCCAGCTCGAAGGTTTCGGCAGCTACGGGTTTCCCGAAAGCCACGCGGCGAGTTTCGCGCTGATCGCCTATGCGTCGAGCTACATCAAATGTCACTTCCCCGATGTCTTCTGCGCGGCCCTCCTAAACTCTCAGCCGATGGGCTTCTACGCGCCGGCTCAAATCGTCCGCGATGCCCGTGAGCACGGTGTCGAGGTTCGGCCGGTTTGCGTCAACCAGTCGCGATGGGACTGCACGCTCGAGGCCATCGACGGCTCAGAGCGTCACGCCGTGCGCCTTGGTATGCGAATGGTGCGAGGCCTGGCAACGGCGGATGCTGCCCGGATCGTTGCCGCGCGCGCCGATCAACCCTTCGATAGCGTCGACGATTTGTGGCGACGGTCTGGTGTGCCTGCTTCTTCGCTGGTGGAACTCGCCGAGGCTGACGCCTTTCTTCCGTCCCTCGGGCTGGAACGGCGTGAGGCCCTGTGGGCAATCAAGGCGCTTCGTGACGAGCCGCTTCCTCTCTTTGCGGCTGCGGCCGAACGCGAGGCACGAACAATTGCCGAGCAGCATGAGCCGACGGTCGAGTTGCGGCAGATGACGCAGGGACATAACGTCGTCCTCGATTACGGACACACCGGCCTGACCCTGCGCGAACATCCCGTCAGCTTCCTTCGCAGGGAATTGCTTGCGCGTCGGGTCGTTACCTGTGCCGAAGCGATGTCCGCTCGCGATGGCCGGTGGCTGATGGCAGCCGGGCTGGTGCTGGTCCGCCAGCGGCCCGGCTCCGCAAAAGGTGTGATCTTCGTGACCATTGAGGACGAGACGGGCGTCGCCAATGTCGTCATCTGGCCCAAGCTGTTCGAGCGGTCCAGGCGGATTGCACTGGGGGCTTCCATGATGGCGATCAACGGCCGCATCCAACGAGAAGGCGATGTCGTGCATCTCGTCGCGCAGCAGCTGTTTGATCTGTCGGGGAGCCTAACGGGTCTTGCGGACCGCGATCTGGAATTCAGGCTGCCAACAGGAAGGGGTGACGAATTCGGCCATGGTACGCCAGGCAGACCGGACTCGCGCGTGCCTTCAGGCCAAGGAATGAAGTCTCGGGACATCTTCATTCCGGACCTTCATATTGATCAGGTCAAGGTGAAGGCCCGGAACGTCCATTAG
- a CDS encoding putative phage abortive infection protein: MRFGLWFIAMAVIAIGAYILHDQMANFRYEYYAAVAILMAAVSGSFWASVAVDRIVQPKSGDSRHIFTFLLVVAFLMIGAATVVGVHTEWEDKNLGTLGDFLGGTLNPILTFLSFIALLLTIVLQQREVHSARGEANSLKTERFKDRMRAEKQQFENTFFQMLNYHNSIVNSIDIWKGQTKETLRGRECFKFYFDVMKAEYDRVEMIDARQRVLHAYHSKVWETFQKDLAHYYRFLYNLVRFVDQNKVVSKTKYIRIMRAQLSDFEMSMLFYNGLTDNGTRFKEYVEYFTLFDNLPDNALLSSAHRSFYAESAFDEAARKQPLSFQDVNHEVAEAEDVTNPE; encoded by the coding sequence ATGAGATTTGGACTCTGGTTCATCGCGATGGCAGTCATAGCCATCGGGGCGTATATCCTGCACGATCAGATGGCGAATTTTCGCTATGAGTACTACGCCGCAGTGGCAATTCTGATGGCAGCGGTGAGTGGGTCGTTCTGGGCATCAGTCGCTGTTGACCGCATTGTTCAGCCCAAGAGCGGGGATTCCCGTCACATCTTCACCTTCCTTCTGGTCGTAGCCTTTCTCATGATAGGTGCGGCAACCGTCGTCGGCGTCCACACCGAATGGGAGGACAAAAATCTCGGCACGCTCGGCGATTTTCTCGGCGGGACGCTCAATCCGATCCTAACGTTCCTGAGCTTCATTGCCTTGCTGCTGACGATCGTTCTTCAGCAGCGAGAGGTCCATTCAGCTAGAGGGGAGGCAAACAGCCTAAAGACCGAACGATTCAAGGATCGGATGCGGGCCGAAAAGCAACAGTTCGAGAACACGTTTTTCCAAATGCTGAACTACCACAACTCAATTGTGAACTCGATTGACATATGGAAGGGCCAAACCAAGGAGACATTACGCGGCCGCGAATGCTTCAAGTTTTACTTTGATGTGATGAAGGCTGAGTACGACAGGGTTGAGATGATTGACGCCCGTCAAAGGGTTTTGCACGCGTATCACTCGAAGGTGTGGGAGACATTCCAGAAGGATTTGGCCCACTACTATCGATTCCTTTATAACCTCGTTCGTTTCGTGGACCAGAACAAGGTGGTTTCGAAGACCAAATATATCCGCATAATGAGGGCGCAGCTTTCTGACTTTGAAATGTCGATGTTGTTTTATAATGGGCTGACGGATAACGGCACACGATTTAAGGAATACGTTGAGTACTTCACACTTTTCGACAATCTGCCCGACAATGCGCTTTTAAGCTCGGCACATCGCTCGTTCTACGCTGAGAGCGCCTTTGACGAAGCTGCTCGCAAGCAACCGCTCTCGTTTCAGGATGTCAATCACGAAGTGGCCGAAGCCGAAGATGTGACCAATCCTGAATGA